Genomic DNA from Triticum dicoccoides isolate Atlit2015 ecotype Zavitan chromosome 4B, WEW_v2.0, whole genome shotgun sequence:
GCGGATAAAGTCTCGGAAACATCTCAAAACCTATCAATCGACAACAACAAAAGTTGCCTCGGAAACATAATGAAAGGGACGAAACACCCGGTCCAACCATGAGGTGACAAGAGCAGTAGATAGATCAATAGGAGTACTAACAAAGGTCGGAAAGGACACAGACAGCACTGACAAATCACAAATTAATGCCGGCAACGAGACCGTATCATCAAAGGTAAAGAGATAGACCACCAAGCAAGGTGCGTCAGGCAGCATACTTGACAGCGATGTCGGCGAGGCAGTGCGCTACCTCGGCCGGCGTCGAGAACAACGCCATGTGGTCCGCGCCGTCGATTTCCTTGACCTCGTCGACGGGGTAGTTCTGCACCATCCACCGTTGGAACCCCTCTACGATGGCGTTGTCGTCCTTGAGGACGATGAACACCCTGCGCACCGACCCGTAGCGAGCCTCGGTGTATGGTGGCTGCAGTCTCAGGTCCTCCACGAACATCGAACCGACTCTCATCAGAGATCTTCCCAGCGTCAGATCCTGCCATAGATATGATTCCAAACAGCATGCAGCTCTAGCATTAATTTCTATTTGGTCAATTTCAAATCTCAATCAGTGCACAGCTTCGCGATGTTCCAACAGATTGATTAACAGAGCAACAAGTTCGTAATTTCGCGCATACCTCCGGCGAGCACAGCTGCAAGAACTTTGCTCGGGTGACCAGCGGCCCGAACTGCATGGCAGTAGGAAGCTTGCCCTCAGGATCTTGAGGCTTAAACTCTGTGTCCATCCAGTCAAGCGTTCCCCCCTCCACGAACTTTTTAGATCGAGCAAAACATTCATCAGTAGTACAAATTAAAAGCGATATGCTAATGCTGGTGTATGTTGATGTTTTTTTGGTTCCGCGTACGTCCAATCTAGAGTTGCAGATTCGAAGAAGTCGATCATGGTGTACCTTTTCGAGCACGTACGCCGGCGACGACCTGTGGTCCGGCATAAAGGCGGAGAGGAACACCGCGGCGGCGACCTTCTCCGGGAACAGCTCGCAGGCGAGGGCGATGTTCACGCCGCCGAGGCTGTGGCCGACGAGCACCACCTTCTCCCCGGGCGGGAGGGACTCCAGGAGGTCCAGCAGCGGCTTGGTGTAGTCGAAGAACGTCGGCACCTCGCGCAGCGGCCTGGGGTCGACGCCCGACGCCGCGAGGTCAGGCGTGCTGACGCGGTGGCCGGCGTCCCTGAGCCGCGTGGCCACCTTGAACCAGGCCCAGCCGCCGACGCATGCGCCGTGCACCAGAACGATGTGCTTGCTGCTGGTTTGGTCCGCCGGAGCCTCCATCTCGATGTGCACACGTGGGGTTTTGCGACTGTTTCTCCGCGGTCCGTGCTTGTCGTTAGCTGTGGAGTATGTCAAAACCTGGGGCGCTGTTAGATTTATGAAGCCGCTCTTGAAGCTTCGGGTCCGCAAACTATCATCGATCAGCAGAATCACGTGCTAACGAGGATAAGCTTGAATAATCATGTAATGCAAAGTCAACAAAACATGTTTAGTTGGAGGTGCCACTGGAGGGCTGCTAAAAGCAATAATGCTAGACTTATATGGAAAGAATACACGCACTGACCTTACGGAAATGGAGGTGGGCTTGTGCAGCTGGCTAGCTTCAACAGTTGCTCAGCACTCACTCTGTTTAAACAAGTGTGCGCCACACTAGTCCGTAGCCGCCATAGCAACTGTTATTTGATGAGAGGGcctttccaaatttgatgatttcAGTCTGCTAGGACTGATGCAAGTATCAATGTGCAGAGTTGGACA
This window encodes:
- the LOC119291648 gene encoding salicylic acid-binding protein 2-like, whose translation is MEAPADQTSSKHIVLVHGACVGGWAWFKVATRLRDAGHRVSTPDLAASGVDPRPLREVPTFFDYTKPLLDLLESLPPGEKVVLVGHSLGGVNIALACELFPEKVAAAVFLSAFMPDHRSSPAYVLEKFVEGGTLDWMDTEFKPQDPEGKLPTAMQFGPLVTRAKFLQLCSPEDLTLGRSLMRVGSMFVEDLRLQPPYTEARYGSVRRVFIVLKDDNAIVEGFQRWMVQNYPVDEVKEIDGADHMALFSTPAEVAHCLADIAVKYAA